TTTGACAATGAGCATGTGCTCATTAAGATTAATAATTGAATTGAAGAACTTGATTGTAAAAGTAATTAGATTTTGGTAGTTTTATAACCAATGTCGCTATTTACATTGTCACTTTTTTTCATAAGCACTGTATTGAAACGAGTCTTCAAATACATATATAGGCAAATATAGATTCGACGTGAATATTGTTTCCATGACAAACAAGTTGAAGTGCTATGTAACACTCCTTGCAGATTGCAAGCAGATGTTGTATAAGATATGTAGTTAGACGTAAGGCATAGCACAGTCACGCTGATAGAGAATGCAACCATTCTCTGGGTCGTAATTTCCGGCCACCTCTGACGCCGGGATCGTCTCTAGATCGTACAAGTAACACTTGGAATACTTAATGTCGTAATAAAACAGTCTGCATGTATAGCTAGTAGTTGTGGCACAATATGTAGCACATTCGTCTTCTGTTATACCATCCAGTCTTTCTaaatcatttgttttgaattcttcATCTACCATTGTCTGGTAGGTAGTTCCATATTCAGCGCAATCTAAAATGTTAAGCATATCATGGTTAAATTATAGTGAACGATAAATGATTTGTATACGTGAATTTCCTGAAACTGAATTcgttatgaaacaaatatttcgAAGGATAATAGATTTCCTCAAAGGATTTCCTCAATGAAACTGTTGGATTTTACGAAAAACAACAACTTTGGTAGAAAAGCTATTTGGGAACAAAGACTCTATACTACTCGTAATagtttagtcagaataattgttAGCCATCGTACTTCCAGTAAATGTATGTATGATTCTAAAGTTAAGTTGCACAAAACGgagaaaatcttctttttttgtttaaacacacaaGCCATGAACAAAtagcattaaaaataatttcGGAGAGGAAATAAACTCTAAAGCGCAATAATTTGATCCGAAATTCTTTCGAGATTCATATTtccataaataataattaaaaagttGCTAGACTTACTTTTGATGAAAATACAAGACAGATTGGAATAGTTAAAGACATAAGTAGGTATACACTGACATATTCCATCTCGGCACTCAGTCAGTGGGGCTGTGCAACTTGCATTCACATCACATGGTAAACCCATAGAAATCGGCGGCGGAGAAAGTGAATAACcctgaaaaatattgtaaacagttgtttctttcctttttttctccaggtttgtaacatttctttgacatAGAGAAATGCGACTCTGATTACTGACGCTTCGTCTTATTTGTAGGAATGGATATGAGACAATGTACGTAACAAATGCTTATTTTTGGAAATGTATAAAATCTCTTAGTCGTTAAACAtctatttttgtgttgtttttttaagataaaacttAATACAATGCAAAGCAGTTTTAAAACTTGTCATTTATTTTGAATTCTGAgataaaaaaacatgtaaatttcCGTTAAAACGTGAAAATCAGACGTCAACGTACTATTTGTCGCCGTACAGGCCCCGGAAACGGTGCTGCTACATTTGATctactattttatataaaagaggTTTCAAACTCGAACTGGTATAATGGAATGGTGTTAGACTTAATTCACCCACACCGTATAGGTTATAACTCATTAGCCGTCTACGTACTCCTAGGATATTCCTCGGGACCTGTTACTTCCAGTATTTTAACACTGTTATTTAAAGCAAATTTACGCGTTGACGTCACGTCTACTCACAATATTTGGTGCTATACATGCGCCATGAAAAAAAAAGCGATTCCATATTTCTTTTCACAGGGAAAAAAGCCTTTTCACAAATAAGTGTTTTTATAGACATTACTGATTAGAATCtgcttttagtttttttttttatatttgataacgacgttttttgtaaaaatttaataaCACGTATTAGTACGCACACGCTCGTGATCCTCCGTGTCTGAATTCTTTGCCTGTATGggaaaattacataaaacaagaaGTTATAAAGCCTCGAGAAAATATGCAATTCTATAATTTCTGCCTTGTTAACATCATTGAAAATTATTGTGcatcattatttgtttaaaacgaCATTTGTACATACGTATCTTATGTCATTTCCGCATCCGGTGTCAGTCTGATTCAAGTAGGTGGGAGATGTAATGCAGTATTTTGtctgtttattatatataaaagattGGCAGAACATCGACCTCGAACAGAGTGCAGAACAATGCAAGATGCTCCGCGTTGCCGAttcgtcaattatgacgtcatacgaTGTGTCACAAATGTTTTCTACGCCATAATTGTCCATTGAAAGACTCATCGAAAGTGGAACAAACAGGAGCGATGCcaatactgaa
This is a stretch of genomic DNA from Mercenaria mercenaria strain notata chromosome 4, MADL_Memer_1, whole genome shotgun sequence. It encodes these proteins:
- the LOC123553504 gene encoding uncharacterized protein LOC123553504 codes for the protein MLKTVLASLLFVPLSMSLSMDNYGVENICDTSYDVIIDESATRSILHCSALCSRSMFCQSFIYNKQTKYCITSPTYLNQTDTGCGNDIRYGYSLSPPPISMGLPCDVNASCTAPLTECRDGICQCIPTYVFNYSNLSCIFIKNCAEYGTTYQTMVDEEFKTNDLERLDGITEDECATYCATTTSYTCRLFYYDIKYSKCYLYDLETIPASEVAGNYDPENGCILYQRDCAMPYV